TGCAGGCGCCATACCACCGCAGCCCGTCACCGCGTCGAGAACCGAGCCGCCGAAGTCGGGCATGGTCGTGCCGATGAGAACGAGCAGATCGCCGTCTCCAGCAGTCGTCCACCGCCGCACCTCGTCGCTCCGCCCGGCCATTCCGAGGGAGGGCGTGGGCTTGATCTGTGTCTCGAACTCGTCGCTCTCGTTGTAGAGCGAGACATTGCCACCGACGATCGGGATCGCCATCCGGCGTGCCATATCACCGAGCCCGAGGACGGACCGTTCGAGCTGCCAGGCGATCTCCGGGTGGACGGGGCTTGCGAAGTTCAAGCAGTTGACGATGCAGAGCGGATCCGCACCGAGGCAGGCGAGGTTGCTCGCGTTCTCGATGACGGCGTTCGCCATCCCCTCGTAGGGTTTGAGGTAGGTGTGGTGCGGGTTGCAACCGCAGGAGAGGACGAGCGCCGCCCCTTCGAGCCGGAGGACTGCGGCGTCGCCCCTATGCGAGACCGTCCGGAGCTGGACGTCCTTGTCGTACTGTTCGCTCACCCAGTCCTTCCGGGCGACCTCGGGGTGGGCGAGCACCCGGAGGGCAAGTTCTCTGACCGGGGTTATCGGGCGGGCGAACGCAGTCTCCGCCTGATACGGCCGCGTCTCCCACGCACAGAGGGGGGCGCCGGCGACCAGGAGGTCGATCGGAAGGTCGGCAACCGTCTCGCCGTGGAACGTCACGATATACCGGGGCTCGGCGATCACCTCGCCGATATCGCTCCACCGGAGGTCGTACTTCTCGGCGATCGCGCCCATGAGGGCGACATCGTCAGCCTCCACCTCAAGGAGCATCCGCTCCTGCGACTCGGCGAGCATGATCTCGCGGGGCGTCATGCCCGTCTCCCGGAGGTGCACCCGGTCGGCGTGGATGACGGCGCCGAACGTGCTCGCCATCTCGCTCGATGCACCGGCAAGCCCCGCCGCCCCGAGGTCACGGCAGGCAAGCACCTTTCCGGTCTCCGCCATCTCGAGGATCGCCTCGATCAGCAGTTTCTCGGTGAAGGGATCGCCGACCTGCACGCTCGGCCGGTCTTCCGCCTCGGCATCCTCCGCAAGGTCACGGGATGCAAACGAGGCTCCGCCGAGCCCGTCGCGGCCGGTCGAAGCCCCGACGAGGACGAGGCGGGCACCCGGCTTCTTGACGCGGGCGGTCAGGAACCGGTCGGGGCGGACGGTGCCGACACAGACGACGTTGACGAGCGGGTTACCGGCATAGCAGGGATCGAACCCGAGCTCTCCCCGGACGACCGGAACGCCGATACAGTTGCCGTAGTCGCCGATACCGCTGACAATGTGCTCGAAGAGGTAGCGGTTCTTCTCGGCATCGAGCGCTCCGAAGTAGAGCGGATCCATGAGAGCGATCGGGCGGGCACCCATCGAGAGGACGTCGCGGACGATACCCCCGACACCGGTCGCGGATCCGTCATAGGGGTCGACGTAGCTCGGGTGGTTGTGGCTCTCCATCCCGATGGCAATGGCACAGGTCTCGCTGAACCGTACGATGGCGGCGTCGTCCCCCGGCCCGAGCAGTACGTCAGGTCCTTCCGTCGGCAGGGTCTTTAAGAGGGGACGGGTGGATCGGTAACTGCAGTGTTCGCTCCAGAGGTTCTCGAAGCAGGCAATCTCGACCTCGGTCAGATCGCGCTGAAGGGTTGTTCGCAGCAGTTCTAGGTCCTGGGCCGGTAACATAGTGAAAAAAGGTGTGGCTGCTACCTACATAAGCATGTCCACGAGCACCGGCAGGCAACCTTTTATTGAGGTTTCACCGCCCATGTATACGTATGACCGCCTCATACGAGGATCTTCTGAAGAAGGCCTATACCAATATCACCGAGCCGACCGCGACCGAGGAGCGGTTCACCATACCCCCGGCGCGCGTCTTCATCGAAGGGAAGACGACCGTCCTTGACAACTTCGCCGAGATAGCCGATACGCTCAGGCGCGACCAGGATCACCTCATGAAGCACCTCCTCTCCGAGCTCGGCACGGCAGGCAAGATCGACGGAACCCGCGCCATATTCAGCGGCAAGTTCGAGCAGGAGCAGATCAGCACGATCATCAAGGGCTACGTGGACGACTACGTCATCTGCTCGGAGTGCGGCAAGCCGGACACCCGGCTCGTGAAGGACGCCCGCATTCTCATGCTCCGGTGCGACGCCTGCGGAGGGCACCGCCCGGTGCGGAAGCGCAGAGCCACCGCCGATGCCTCGGAATCGTCGAAGCTCGCTGAAGGAGCCATTCTCGACGTCACCATCCAGTTCCTTTCGAAGCGCGGCGACGGCGTCGTCAAGATGGACCGCTACACGATGTACGTGGCGAACGCAAAACCGGGACAGTCCGTCAAGGTCAAGATCACAAGAATAGCAGGTTCGATCGTCTTCACCGAGCGGGCCGAGTGATCAGGGCTTCCTGATCTCGACCCACCATCCCGCTTCTTCTTTCCGGATGCAGTACTGAGCGACACCGCTCTTTTCAAGGTCCTCCAGCAGGAGGGACTCCGGCAGGCTGCCGCTCCGGCGCCGTATATCCTCGTCCCAGTGCGGGTTTCGCCTCCGCATCTCTGTGAAGATCTGCTCGCGGAGCGGCGCGGATCCGAAGCTCCCGCCGATATAGGCGACGCCGCCGGGGGAGAGCAGCCGCTCGATCTCGGCGAATGCGCAGGAACGGTCGTCCCAGAAGAAGAGTGAGCCCCTGCTGACCGCAAGGGCGATGCTGCCGGACGCTACCGGCATCCGGTGCACGTCGGCGACGATCGGGTCGATGAATGAGCCGACGTGGCTTTCGGCAGCGTTTTCCCGGGCGAAGAGCGCCATCGCCGGGTCGGCATCGAGCGCGATGCAGGGTCGGCCGGCCTCCCGGGCAAGAGCGATGGCGAGGAGCCCCGGGCCGCTGCCGATGTCCATACAGCGACCGCTCTGTATCCCCGACCAGTCAAGAAGGCGGCGGGCGATGACGGGGTAGATAGGGGCGAAGACTTCCCGGGCAATCCGGTTGAAGCCTGCGGCACTCTTCCGCATCGGCCCGGGTTACTCGGCGTTGATCCCTGCGAGCTCGCGGAGCAGTCCGGCGGCGTAGCTGGAGAGCCTCTTTGCAGCATCCTGCACCGCATCGAGCGGAGCGCGGTCGCCCTTTGTAGTGACGATCAGCTCAGGGTCGGAGAACTTGAACGGCTGTTTGTACTGCGCCACGTCCACGGCGGGGTCTTTCAGCAGCTCGTCGGCAAGAGCATT
This sequence is a window from Methanoculleus taiwanensis. Protein-coding genes within it:
- a CDS encoding DNA-directed RNA polymerase subunit L, with the protein product MAIKIKVLELEEKKARILFEGEGNTYMNALADELLKDPAVDVAQYKQPFKFSDPELIVTTKGDRAPLDAVQDAAKRLSSYAAGLLRELAGINAE
- a CDS encoding translation initiation factor IF-2 subunit beta, whose amino-acid sequence is MTASYEDLLKKAYTNITEPTATEERFTIPPARVFIEGKTTVLDNFAEIADTLRRDQDHLMKHLLSELGTAGKIDGTRAIFSGKFEQEQISTIIKGYVDDYVICSECGKPDTRLVKDARILMLRCDACGGHRPVRKRRATADASESSKLAEGAILDVTIQFLSKRGDGVVKMDRYTMYVANAKPGQSVKVKITRIAGSIVFTERAE
- a CDS encoding class I SAM-dependent methyltransferase translates to MRKSAAGFNRIAREVFAPIYPVIARRLLDWSGIQSGRCMDIGSGPGLLAIALAREAGRPCIALDADPAMALFARENAAESHVGSFIDPIVADVHRMPVASGSIALAVSRGSLFFWDDRSCAFAEIERLLSPGGVAYIGGSFGSAPLREQIFTEMRRRNPHWDEDIRRRSGSLPESLLLEDLEKSGVAQYCIRKEEAGWWVEIRKP
- the purL gene encoding phosphoribosylformylglycinamidine synthase subunit PurL, with translation MLPAQDLELLRTTLQRDLTEVEIACFENLWSEHCSYRSTRPLLKTLPTEGPDVLLGPGDDAAIVRFSETCAIAIGMESHNHPSYVDPYDGSATGVGGIVRDVLSMGARPIALMDPLYFGALDAEKNRYLFEHIVSGIGDYGNCIGVPVVRGELGFDPCYAGNPLVNVVCVGTVRPDRFLTARVKKPGARLVLVGASTGRDGLGGASFASRDLAEDAEAEDRPSVQVGDPFTEKLLIEAILEMAETGKVLACRDLGAAGLAGASSEMASTFGAVIHADRVHLRETGMTPREIMLAESQERMLLEVEADDVALMGAIAEKYDLRWSDIGEVIAEPRYIVTFHGETVADLPIDLLVAGAPLCAWETRPYQAETAFARPITPVRELALRVLAHPEVARKDWVSEQYDKDVQLRTVSHRGDAAVLRLEGAALVLSCGCNPHHTYLKPYEGMANAVIENASNLACLGADPLCIVNCLNFASPVHPEIAWQLERSVLGLGDMARRMAIPIVGGNVSLYNESDEFETQIKPTPSLGMAGRSDEVRRWTTAGDGDLLVLIGTTMPDFGGSVLDAVTGCGGMAPAIADPGVVATVRNLVRAGALTAATDLSRGGLLAALAKLAPRSTVELAGDPLEELFSETYGRFLVACRDVSALAGIEHRVIGRAGGDALTVTWDGTSFAITPDELEAALSTTTRIMRY